gccgttcttcttccttaaGATGGTTCTAGAGCCTAGAACCCCTCATCTCGTCAGCGCTGGCCACTGTGTGTGGCTGCTTTGGCCCTGGAAAACCTGCAAGATGCAGGCTCTGAGTGCCCCAGTCTAGACTAAAATGGAGCACTAACACAAGTCTGACGCTAGCAGTCTAGCACGAGACCAGCTTCCCCGAGTTAAGGCGCCAAGGGCGGAGAGGGAAAAGGGCTTGCACGCTTCTTAGCACGGGGGGGGGGCAACTCTTTTGGATCCCGGGTCTGGGGTCTGGAACGGGGACAGGAGCCCATCCGCAGGGGTTGTCAACGTGGCGGCCGGAGAGTTGATCTGGTGCAGGGGAATACGTAGACTAGTCTGTATCCTGGGTACTGCATAGGTACGGTGAAGATACAATGACGTTGTGACATGCTTGAAGCACTTGGAGGAAGCCCGTCACGGACTTGGGGTTATACAGCCTTGATCTCCGTATCAATCATACTGACCACACCCTATACTCAGTCGTAGAAACAGACTGTTATGAATATAAAACAAGGCAATGGCAATTGGTCTCATAAATGCTCTGTATGAACAGcgggagaaagaaagcaacagaaaaggaaagaaaaagcaaaaagaaggaaagctAGTTGGGCAGCTGACTTTGCTATGCAAGCCCCAACATCCAATCAAAGTTCCACCCccagaaaagaaataataacaTGGACCCTTCCAAGTTGCCTCAGGTAAAAGTCTTCAAGAGAAAATAATCGCCTATCATCCAACCGCTAGAAATGACAAAATAACAAAAGATACATTCTAACAGCTATGCAAAAGGCAATCAGAATCAGCCAAACGCCATCCACGTCCAGGTTCGCCAGCACCGGAACGACCCGATTAAATGAACCCTGACATCAAACTGCATAGGGGAAAAAAGattttcttaaaaaaaaaaaaaagaaaggaaagaaagaaaattgGACGTCACTTCATATGCAATAAACACTAAGCCCTACCCACCGCAATGCAAACCAAAGCAATCAGCCCCGCTGGATAATACTCCTGGGCTTGGAACGCGTCGGCCTCAGATCGTGGACGTTCTTCCTGTCTTCTCTGATTTGCtcgccgatgatgacgcTGACCAGTCGGCGATGCAAATCAGCGTCTGTCCAGCCAACCCATCCCGTGCCTCCGGACTTCAGGTCCTCTGCGGCTAATTCCTGCCTAAATCGGTACACGATGGCAAACTGCAGCTCCGTGACCGGGACCCCGTAGGTATTGTCTGACGTCCAGATATAGTCACCGATAATCCCGGAGTGAGAAGAGCTAGAGTGGTAAGTGAAACTCTCAGGGGATTGTTTAGCGAGGCGGTATAAACGTCGGAGGAGAGTATAGTGTGCGTTTGAGAAGTACCCAGACGTTGCAAGACGCCGTGATTTCTCTGGCGACTTCTCTGTCGTCGTTAGGTTTGGTTCTTTCTTCGCCGTTTCTGAAGTACGTTTGGCTTTGGGCTGAGGACTAGGAGCCCAAATTTGATCAACCTCTGATTCCGAAAGGGGATCGGGCTGCGGTTTTTGGGCTTTCCTCGAGTTATCTTCGTCCGGAGAGTGCacatgatgttgttgttcctcttcctcttcctcctcctcctcctcctcctcttcttcttcttcttcatcctcgttgTCCTGCTTCCAATTCTGCTCCCtatcctgctcctcctgtTCTGAATGTTCTGACTGCTCCTCAAGACTTGGTTCTTTCGAATTCGACCGATTAGTCGGCGGGCTTGAATGCTTATTCTGGGGACTTGGGTTTTGGAGCGGAGCCTTTAGCCAGCCGGGTGTGAGATTTGTAATCCTTTCATACCAGGATGTTGCTTGGCCGCCTCTATTGGCAGGTGCTGGATTCTTGGGCGTCGACGTCTCTTCATGCACGGGTAGCTCATCGCCTGCATCATCCGAAATGCTAGCATTATCAGCAAAATCTGACGGGTAACGTTGCATCTCGCTTTCGTGTCTGGTGGTCGGATCAATTTGGAAGGTCTCATCTTCTAGGTCTTTCTCTGGGCTGAGGTCCAGATAATCTGCTggctcttctgcttcttctaGTTGacccagctcatcctcgtATCTTTCCACGTGTTTTTGACGATGAGATGCCGCAGACGATAGCATGTTGTGTTGTGGGGAATGTCCTTGAGCTGAGCTCAACGGACTACTCCTCCCATAATAGTAACGGGCACGGTTTGGCGTGTCCTCCGCACGGAGCAGAGCAGATATATCAACTTCCTGTTCTCGTAGTTCACGGACGCGCGATTGACCCAGGGAAGGCACCTTTCCCTGCCCATCTACCCAGTGTGTCGGAGAAAAAGACATGCTGTAACCCCGGTCCGCAGGAGTTGAGCCACCTTTCTGAGGACTTGACTGTACTTCGTCCTGAGGCTCTAGCATAGATTCTCGACCCGAGTTTCCTTCATATTTAGCCTGGACCTGCCAAATATCCTCAtacccatcatcctcatcgacatcggcatagtcctcttccaccacttCCGAATGTTGATCTTCGTCCAGCCTGGGGGTTCGGGAATTTTGGCTAGCAACGTAATCCGCTCTGCCCTTCTCGACGTCATGTTTTTCCTCGTCCGCTGCTCGCTGGTGTTCTCCTTTTCGCTTTGGCATCCAAAGACTTTGGTCATCATCATAATCACTCCGCTGTGCCTGGTTGCCGTAGttatcctcttccagccccccctgttcttcttcttcttcctcttcttcttcctcttcttcttcctcttcctgccTAGGTTCTCGGGAACTTTGGCGAGGATTGTAGAtatccttttcctcctcattGTCGTATCCATCCTCTTGCACCTCCTCTTGGTGAACTTGGTTCCACCTTGACATCCACCGACTTTGGTTCACATcggctccttcatcctcctctagCTCCCTCTGCTGTTGTTTTTCTTCCTGCCCTAGCTCTCGACGATTTTGGTTATCATCATAGACATGCCCTTCCTCCTGGTTATCGTAATCGTCATCTTGCACCTCCGCGTGGCGCTTTCTGTTCCATTGTGACACCAAAGGAGTTAGGTCCCCGACATCCCTCTCGCCTGCGTTGGAATTCGGCGTACCAACATCACTATCGATGACGATAACTTGACTTGAATTCGCCATTTGTATTGTGCGGCTGACTGCGTCCCTTTCTCTCTGCCACTCCGCGAATCGCTGCTTCATATCCGTATccggggaagaggagactGGAGAAGGATCCGCTGCACCATCATATTGTCGATTTGGAGTTCTAGACACTTCACGTCTGGTGTATTCAGAGTCCAAACCAGCAtggtcatcctcatcttctagTTCTTCCGCAACCAAAGCTCGCCGTTGCGGACTCCTGAGCTCCATCATTTTTCGCCTGATTGCAAGTACTTGCCCAAGTCCTAGAGCTGCGCCTAGGACCCGTTGTGATTCTGGATTCAAGTCACTGAATATTACTTCTAGCCGTTGTCTGGGCGCCATGTAGTCAGGAACAGCATTTCCAGGGCTGTAAGGGGGGTTGGAGTGGCTAAGAACGCGTTCGAGAGCGATTCCAGCCCTGACTAACTTGGCCAGGCGGAGTAAAGGCTTGCGCTGGGGTGCTGGGGAGAACCCTTTGGTGGGTATAGGAGAAAACGGTATCCGTTTTGCAGCCGAAGACCGGATACTGCCGCGCAGCTGAGGGGAATCAAGATGTCGCTCTGGAGACAGCGCTGGGTcggggcttgggcttggaggagatgcCACCTCGGATTGGTGCTCCGGAATGGTTGTTTTTCGCCTCAGAACGCCGTTTGTTTCCCGTTCGATGAATGGCTTGAGAGCACCCTTGGCTAGCTTCGGATTGCTTCTCAGTCCATGCTGTTGGGCTGAGGGTAATGTATCTAACGAAACCATACTGAACCCTTCACTCTCTATGATAGAGTCGAACTCTCTGTGTTCGTTTGTAGGATCACTAGAACGAAATGCGCTCGGCTTGGAAGAACTCGCGGATAGTTCACGGGAAAATCGGTTGCGTTCTGGCTGTTCATTGTCTACCAGAGACGTTGAAGCCGGTGTCGGGTACGTACGGGGTGGCATCGGCGTATGGCCCGCATGTATACTATTCTCGGGAGATACGGTTGGAAGTTCGCgggttggcgatggcattTTGGAGGGAGTTGAATGTAACTCATCATCTCCCTGCCGGTAATTAAAGCGGTCTATCGCATCACCATTAGGAGTATCGTACGTCGGTTCGATACTTGGTTGCGGGTTAGGATCCTCAGTAGGCGGTTCGGGCTCCCCGAACTCGGTATGGGCAGGGGCCTCAAAGGGTATATCCAACGGCTCATTGTCGTAAATCCCATCGTCCGAATCCGCGTCACCAGCCAGGTTCAATGGGCTCCAGCTGCGTCTTTCCAGCTCCGTGCCAGCCGGAGCAGGATCCATCATCTGCACATCCCCTTCAGGTTGCTCGTTATTCTCGATAACGTTGTTTTCAGTGGCGGCATCAGATTCTGGTTTATGCTTCCTTGGCCGACCCCTGCGCCTCTTTTGTTCACTGTTCGCTGGGCCTGGAGTGTTACCGGGACTCCCAGCAACCGGTGTCGTATCGGGGGCGCCAGACTTTCTGGGgcggcctcttcttctgggtgTCTGCTCCGAGCTATCCTTCAGCGGGACCTTTGTAGTGGTTGTTCTTTGCTTGGGCCGTTTACGCGACGGGCTGCCTTGGTTTTCCTGGTCGTCGTCTTGTGTTGCCTCAAGTGTGACGCGAATCCGCCAGGGACTAACATTTCCGTCAGCATCTGCCTTGtcgggagaagcagagcgtTGTCGGCCATCCAATTTCCTTGTTGGCGAGCCTGGGAGCACAATATCGTCGAAGCGAATCGAATGTGCACTCTTCGCAGGACTGAGGCTAATGCGCGACCGTTTCCGTTTCGCGGCACCGGGGGTATGGAGGATGCGGCGGTTTGCGGGCGACATGAGGCTGCTTTGACGACCGGGGAATGGTCTGAATGGCGAAGAGATCAAGTAGTCGGCATCGCCAGGCGGCGCAAGTATGTCCGGGGAGGAACTTTCGCTATGGGTGGAATGGGAAGCGAACATTGAATGCGGCATGCGAGGGAAACCAGAGCGACCGAGAATGAGCCTGCCAAAGTGAGTTTAAGCGCGTCAACAAGCCAATCCAAAACACGTCATTATCCTGTATCCTGAAGTAAAAAGACAGAAGAATATAAACAATTGAAATATACAAGCAACGACTTATCGCACGTAGCGGGGGAGACTAGCTGGAGCAGCGAAAGACGGAATAAACACGTGTTCCCGATCGGGAAGGTGAGAGACAAGGCCGCCTCAGGCACAAAAAGTATTATGTCAGCGGTCATATGATGGTCATGCCATGCTGCTTCCCTGGTTGGGATTAGTCTTATATTCTGATTGCAGTGGACAATAGGCTCCATCCCACCCTCAGACTCTCAGACTCTCAAAGTCCTAGACTGCAGTCACGCAGCAAACCGTCGACGCTTGTCTTTGGGGGCCAGAGCCAAACGGTCAGACAGTCACGGCCCGCTGAGCTGCAAAGTTAATGCAATTGCACTCTCGCGATCTCATTTGCGGAGCGCACATCACTGCCCAGAGTGGTATACTTCCGGAGGCCGCTTACGTCGTTGGTCAggcatccttctcctgcgAGGCTCCTGGGACCAATTGATGGAGATTCGCTTTGTTCCCCCCGCCCTTTCTCCGCACGATGAGGTGACATCCGCCGGAGATTCATTCCTTGCACTTGGTGGACTCACTGGACTGGTCCGATCCCCAATCCACGATTCAGTCGCGCAGCAGTCCATGGCCATTCCCGGGGAAACTATAAAAGAGAAAGCTTCCCCGGCAatgccctcgccctcgccctcgcagCTTAGGTTCCTGGTCTGTCCCGCGCGTTTCTCTCCTCGCGTCGCCCTTTTCTATTGCTACATCTTTGTCGGAGTGTCTGCGCTCTTAACGTACGTTATGTATTTCAAGCATTCCACGCCAGCCTTCCTCCTTGGGCTTTTGGCCTCGACCCAGGATGTCGCTGCGTTGCCTCAGGCCAGTTCAACGCCTCAGCCCCCCAGCGCAGACGCCTACAAGGTCTACACCATCAGCGCCAACAATATCACCGCCAAATTCATCCCCCATGGCGCGCGTCTGACTTCATTGCTTGTTCCTGACCGCGATGGGGCCCCTcaggatgttgttgtagGCTACGACGACACGACCAAATACGGCGCCGACACGAATTTCTTCGGCGCAGTCGTCGGCCGCTATGCCAACCGCATCAAGAACGGCACCTTCACCATCGATGACAATGAGTACCACATCCCCAAAAACGAGAACGACGGCCTCGACACTCTTCACGGCGGTGACATCGGCTATGACCAGCGCAACTGGACCGTAACTGCCCAGACCAACTCCTCGATCACTTTCTCCTTCTACGACAAGGCGCTGCAAGGCTTCCCCGGCGACGTGCTCACCCACGCAACATACACCGTCGACAATGACAATCCTACGGGCTCCCCACAGCTCACCACCAAGCTCGTCTCTCTAGCCCTAACCGAGACAACCCCCATCATGGCCGCTAACCACATTTACTGGAACCTCAACGGCTTCCGCGATGCCAACGTCCTAGACGACGTCACTCTCCAGCTGCCCCTCAGCTCCCGCTTCATTGCCACAGACGGGATCCTCATCCCCAACGGCAAAATCTCCACCGTGGATGCCTATGATGGCTCTCCAGACTTTACCTCGCCGAAACTCGTCGGCAAGGACATCGATTCCGCCGTTGGCCTCTGCGGCACCGACTGCACGGGCTACGACAACTGCTTTATCGTCGACAGGCCAACAGGGTACTCTGCCGACGCGCTCATCCCAGCCGTCCACATGTCCTCCAAGAACACAGGTATCACCCTCGACGTCACAAC
The nucleotide sequence above comes from Aspergillus puulaauensis MK2 DNA, chromosome 3, nearly complete sequence. Encoded proteins:
- a CDS encoding putative AT DNA binding protein (COG:L;~EggNog:ENOG410PW8Z;~InterPro:IPR017956;~go_function: GO:0003677 - DNA binding [Evidence IEA]), yielding MPHSMFASHSTHSESSSPDILAPPGDADYLISSPFRPFPGRQSSLMSPANRRILHTPGAAKRKRSRISLSPAKSAHSIRFDDIVLPGSPTRKLDGRQRSASPDKADADGNVSPWRIRVTLEATQDDDQENQGSPSRKRPKQRTTTTKVPLKDSSEQTPRRRGRPRKSGAPDTTPVAGSPGNTPGPANSEQKRRRGRPRKHKPESDAATENNVIENNEQPEGDVQMMDPAPAGTELERRSWSPLNLAGDADSDDGIYDNEPLDIPFEAPAHTEFGEPEPPTEDPNPQPSIEPTYDTPNGDAIDRFNYRQGDDELHSTPSKMPSPTRELPTVSPENSIHAGHTPMPPRTYPTPASTSLVDNEQPERNRFSRELSASSSKPSAFRSSDPTNEHREFDSIIESEGFSMVSLDTLPSAQQHGLRSNPKLAKGALKPFIERETNGVLRRKTTIPEHQSEVASPPSPSPDPALSPERHLDSPQLRGSIRSSAAKRIPFSPIPTKGFSPAPQRKPLLRLAKLVRAGIALERVLSHSNPPYSPGNAVPDYMAPRQRLEVIFSDLNPESQRVLGAALGLGQVLAIRRKMMELRSPQRRALVAEELEDEDDHAGLDSEYTRREVSRTPNRQYDGAADPSPVSSSPDTDMKQRFAEWQRERDAVSRTIQMANSSQVIVIDSDVGTPNSNAGERDVGDLTPLVSQWNRKRHAEVQDDDYDNQEEGHVYDDNQNRRELGQEEKQQQRELEEDEGADVNQSRWMSRWNQVHQEEVQEDGYDNEEEKDIYNPRQSSREPRQEEEEEEEEEEEEEEEQGGLEEDNYGNQAQRSDYDDDQSLWMPKRKGEHQRAADEEKHDVEKGRADYVASQNSRTPRLDEDQHSEVVEEDYADVDEDDGYEDIWQVQAKYEGNSGRESMLEPQDEVQSSPQKGGSTPADRGYSMSFSPTHWVDGQGKVPSLGQSRVRELREQEVDISALLRAEDTPNRARYYYGRSSPLSSAQGHSPQHNMLSSAASHRQKHVERYEDELGQLEEAEEPADYLDLSPEKDLEDETFQIDPTTRHESEMQRYPSDFADNASISDDAGDELPVHEETSTPKNPAPANRGGQATSWYERITNLTPGWLKAPLQNPSPQNKHSSPPTNRSNSKEPSLEEQSEHSEQEEQDREQNWKQDNEDEEEEEEEEEEEEEEEEEQQHHVHSPDEDNSRKAQKPQPDPLSESEVDQIWAPSPQPKAKRTSETAKKEPNLTTTEKSPEKSRRLATSGYFSNAHYTLLRRLYRLAKQSPESFTYHSSSSHSGIIGDYIWTSDNTYGVPVTELQFAIVYRFRQELAAEDLKSGGTGWVGWTDADLHRRLVSVIIGEQIREDRKNVHDLRPTRSKPRSIIQRG
- a CDS encoding aldose epimerase family protein (COG:G;~EggNog:ENOG410Q2XP;~InterPro:IPR014718,IPR008183,IPR011013;~PFAM:PF01263;~TransMembrane:1 (i83-102o);~go_function: GO:0003824 - catalytic activity [Evidence IEA];~go_function: GO:0016853 - isomerase activity [Evidence IEA];~go_function: GO:0030246 - carbohydrate binding [Evidence IEA];~go_process: GO:0005975 - carbohydrate metabolic process [Evidence IEA]), translating into MEIRFVPPALSPHDEVTSAGDSFLALGGLTGLVRSPIHDSVAQQSMAIPGETIKEKASPAMPSPSPSQLRFLVCPARFSPRVALFYCYIFVGVSALLTYVMYFKHSTPAFLLGLLASTQDVAALPQASSTPQPPSADAYKVYTISANNITAKFIPHGARLTSLLVPDRDGAPQDVVVGYDDTTKYGADTNFFGAVVGRYANRIKNGTFTIDDNEYHIPKNENDGLDTLHGGDIGYDQRNWTVTAQTNSSITFSFYDKALQGFPGDVLTHATYTVDNDNPTGSPQLTTKLVSLALTETTPIMAANHIYWNLNGFRDANVLDDVTLQLPLSSRFIATDGILIPNGKISTVDAYDGSPDFTSPKLVGKDIDSAVGLCGTDCTGYDNCFIVDRPTGYSADALIPAVHMSSKNTGITLDVTTNTPAIQIYSCNGQDGSDPVKPSQIQRVKDAGFNGPTTLDKNACVVIETEGWIDGINQPGWGQTDNQIFSPGGLPAVNLAVYKFGTA